The following nucleotide sequence is from Paenibacillus odorifer.
TCAGGATTATCCGAATCTACGAAATGAACCTTAATACCAAGCTTAGGCAGTGTTGTCGAGAAAAGATTATAAGTTCCGCCATACAGGCTTGCAGCAGATACAATTTCATCCCCAGCGCCCGCAATATTTAGAATGGAAAAGGAAATAGCCGCTGCCCCGGAAGCTGTAGCAAGCGCACCTGCCCCACCTTCAAGTGCCGCCACACGCTGTTCAAATACATCCGTAGTTGGGTTCATCAGCCGAGTATAAATATTGCCGAATTCTTTAAGCGCGAACAGATCGGCTGCATGATCAGCATCACGGAACCCGTAGGAAGTGGTCTGATAAAGCGGTACAGCACGTGAGAAAGTAGTTGGATCAATTTCCTGGCCTGCATGGACAGCCAAAGTTTCAAACGACAGCTTGCGATCTTCTGACATAGGTATTTCCTCCCCTATAATTAAGTATAGAAATGATTAACAATTTTGAATTGTACTCATTCTCTCACAAACCACATCATTTGAAAAGAAAAAAATCTCATTATTCCGGTGTGAATTATTGTACTTTGGTCAAATGCTTCTGCTAGTGTCCTCTACCTACTGGATAACGCTTTCAATATAAATTAATAAAAACCTCAACCTTATGTATAAAACACAATTCCTAATCAAACTGATCGGTTAATAGCTTGAATCAGGACAGCGGCGATTGAGCTTGTCCTCCTCACTCGCCGCTTCCGATTCAGCCCCTCGGCTTAGTAATTGCTTTGGCTTGTTTCGCCTTTAGCAATCGCTACACCACCACTAGTTCCAATACGGCTTGCACCTGCTTGTACCATTACATGTGCATCTTCTGCACTACGTACACCACCGGAAGCTTTTACACCAATATTAGGTCCAACTGTAGCACGCATAAGCGCGATATCTTCTTTCGTTGCCCCGCCTGTAGAGAATCCAGTGGATGTTTTTACGTAATCTGCTCCAGCCTCAACAGATAGCTTGCAGGCACGAACTTTTTCTTCTTCCGTTAACAGACAAGCCTCAATGATGACTTTTGTCAGTGCTTTGCCACGAGCTGCATCTACAACGGCTGCAATATCACGTTTAACCAGCTCATCGTTGCCATCTTTTAATGCTCCGATATTGATGACCATGTCCACCTCGCCAGCACCTTTAGCGATAGCATCGGTAGTCTCGAATGCTTTGCTCTCTGTTGTCGATGATCCCAGCGGGAAGCCGATAACTGTACATACTTTAACCTCAGGCGTATCTTTCAGCACTTCATGGGCAGTAGCTACCCAAGCTGGGTTTACGCAGACAGAAGCAAACTTATAAGTTTTAGCTTCCTCCGCCAATTTAATAATGTCTTCTTTCCGTGCATCTGCTTTAAGCAGTGTATGATCAATAATCCCCGATAGTGTAATTTCGCTCATTTTTATTATTCCTCCATGATTTGGATAGTAGTTTTTTTCATCTCTGTAATCATACCAATAGAACTCTGCTTTGCAAAGCAAACAGGGTGAGCATGCCTACCTCAAACCTTAATTTGTGCAGATTTTATGGATTTTAAGTAGTTTATCATTCCCTAAATTATCTTTTTAAAAAAATAAAGGTTTAATCCCCTAAACTTTCCCAATTAAAAATACGATAATAGTCTTAGATAAATAGGTTTTTTTATCCTATTCATCAAAATTTTTCTTAGATAATACTTAGGAGGAGATTAATCAAAAATGGGAATCTTCAATTTCGCCACAAATGCTGCAGATCAAAAACTGAATGTACAAGTCGAAGGAACTATGTCGCCAGAAGATGCAGGACGTTTCATTAATGAATACAACCAAATCATAAGTGCATTCGACCCGAAACAATATGAGATCATCCTAGATTGCAAGACATTGAATGTATCCTCAAAGGACACACTTCCCATGCTTGAGCAATGCTACATACTGTATAAACAATCCGGATTTAAAAAAGTAACCTTTATTATTGCCAAAAGCCCTGTCCTAAAAATGCAGCTAAGCCGAGTGGCACGGGCTACGAAATTAGAAAATTACGAAATTATTGAAGCATAGGAGGCGCCACTTGGGACATATAACGATTCGCCAAGCTGCTTATTACCACCCAGAGCATATCGTAGATAACGAATATTATCTGAAGCATTTTCAGAGTATGGGCAAGGACATCAAACGATTCCTAGAAGTCATGGGTCGCGACCGGAGATACATCGTAAAAGAACAGGGTGAAAATGCCCTGACGATGGGATTAAAGGCTGCCCAAAAAGTGCTTAGCGAAGCGAATTTGCAAGGTGAGGATATGGACATGATCATGTTCGCTTCACAGACGCCAGAGTACACCTATCCTACCAATGCACTTCTACTACACCGTATGCTTCAAGGTAAACACCGGACCATTACGCAGGATTCCAATGCTAACTGCGCAGGAATGGTATCTGCCGTGGAGCAGACAAGTCGTTATATGCAAGCCAATCCCAGCATCAGGTACGCACTCGTCGTAGGAAGCGACTACAGTTCAGTGAACTGCAATACAGATGATGAAATTACTTACCCTAACTTTGGGGACGCCGCAGCAGCAGTGATTCTGGAGCGCAGCAACGAGCATGCAGGCTTCATAGATTCCCTTTATTACACCGATTCTGAGGGCTCCGAGAATATTATGTTCCCGGCCTGCGGCCTGTCGAATATTTATCAAGAGGGTATGACCCCAGAGCAGATTCGGATACGGTGGACCCCTTTTGACGGTACTGTGTGTGTAGACGCAGCTATAGCGGATATGAAAGAGCTTCTCTCACGCAACGGTCTGACTACGGACGATATCTCTGCATTCTGTCTTTCACAATTCTCACTGAAAAATATCGAGCTCATCCAAATCGGACTCGGACTAACCGCAGAGAAGTTCATTTATGTAGGCGACGAGTTCGGCTATACAGCCACAAGCAGTCCTTTTATCGCCTTTCAACGCGGAGTCGAGGACGGACGAATCAAACGTGGCGATTATGTCTTCTTTTGGTCAGTTGGCGCTGGCTGGCAAATTCCTACGATGCTTTATCAATATTAATAGTATAAAAAGCCCTACTTCTATAGAAGTAGGGCTTTCCTATCAGAGGAGCAGTTGTTGATAAACTAGGGAGTGTCCGTATAGCCAATCCCGGAATTACATAAGGTAAATAGGAGGCATCTTGGCGTTCGAGCCGCTATTGGCATAAAGCAAATTGTGAAATAAATCAGAAACCCAATAATGAATTATTTAGTCAGGGATTGAACATCCACAAAAGGTGTGGCTCCCCCTGTTACAGATGGCAGCACGCCGTTCCATTTTTCCAGCGCTTTCTCCTGAACCTCAATTTGCTTCAGCTGCACCAGCTCAGGTGTAACCTCTTGCTTCTTAAGTCTTAAAGATTCGGCCTCTGCTTGCGCCTGGGCGATTTTTTGCTTCGCTTCAATTTCAATCCGCCGGAGATCATTTTCCGCCTTCAGCGCCTGCTGCTGGGCAACCTGCTTTGCTTCAATCGACTGGTTAAACGCCTCCGAGAATTTAAAGTTAACGATGTTAATATCGTTGACGATCAGGTCATATTTTGCCAGCCTAGCGGTTAAGTGCTCACTAATCTCACTCGACACCACATCACGACGCGTAATCAAATCCTCTGCTGGATATTTGGCTGTCACTTCTTTAACGATTTCTTGAATAGCCGGATTGATAATTACACTATCAAAATTACCTCCGATATTGTTCATCAGATTAAAGGCCGAAGCCTTATTTACGGAATAGTTCACCGCCACATGTGTGGACACAGGCTGAAGATCCTTTGAAGAGGCTGAAGTATCGGTCTCCGCCTTCGTTACCTGTGTATTGACCTGAATCACTGTCTGAATAAAAGGGATTTTAAAATGAATGCCGGGTGACAATGTATTGTCATTTAATTTGCCAAAGGTTTTGTATAAACCTACATGCCCATATTCCACAGATACAAAAGAGTTCGCGCCGATCAACAATACAATGAGCACCGCTGCAATACCGCTGACTATTTTTCCCGGACGCAGCTGTTTCAATTTCGGATTCATTTGCATATTCATCCAATACCCCTCCTAGATTATGGATAATCATTCAAGCTTAACCGTCTATACGGAGGTTTAGGGTAAATGGTCGCAGGAAATATTTCAACAGCAGTGGTCATGGCGTTACCGCTCTGGGATCAGTCCTTCTACGGTCAACCGGAATTTTTTGCTCTGCTTGTCCCCGATATTAGAAGCTTCATATATTCCTTCATCCGTTAGCACCACGGAGTCCGCCTTTAAAGCATCATTAACGAAAGTTATCTCAGCGTGATCAACATTCCAGCGGTAAATGTAGGCACTCATCGGATTTCCATGTGCGGCTACACCCTCAAAAGATCCATCCTGATCAACATCCAGCTCTCTGGAATGTCCGGTATCAATTTGCAGCAAACCCGAGGGGTTACCGCTCTCGTCGATTAAATAATAGTTACTGAGCGAGTTATTTGCTCCTAGTCCTCCAGTGATTTTCAACACCTTTTCGCTAAACAGCCGCACTACTTCTACCTTGATATCCTCCGGTTGACGATAATTATAAGTTCCTATCGCCCCTAGACTGTATTGCCCTTTGGAAGTAGAAGTTCTGGCATACACATAGTCTTCGTCACTAGCCATCGTATACACACTCACTTTGACTCCTCCGAAATCTTCCAGCTTCTTCTCTGTAATCAAAGTAGCGCCTGTAGGTGGAGCAATTAGTTGAGAGACTACGGGGATTGTATCCTCCAGCTTCCACTCTAGCTTAATGAGATTTGCAGCGGTGTCCGTTGGCTTCGGTCTTGAGGTGTGGTAGTCGTTAGCCGATTGAAGGGAGGATGGGTCCACCTGATGTTGGCAACCTGCCAGCAGATTCATTAGAAACAAGGCTGTCAGCGTAACGGATTTATGTAAAGGAAACATCCTTGATCACTTCCTACCTCTTTTTAAAATTAAATCTTTCATTAATCATAGATGAAGTTAGGCATTCAAATGTTACTTTTAGGAGGCGGTAGGGTTAATTTATTGTCTTTTGAGGGGATGCGCCGATCAAAAGCTAAATTAGCATACAAAAAACCCGCATCAAATGCGGGTTAAGGTTAGCTATCCAGAATCAAGAGCCTAGCAGTTCACGCGCCAGTAGTCGGTAAACCTCTAGCCGTTTCTCCTGCGAATGTGGGATGCTGCATATCATTGCTTCTTGGAATCCATATTGTGCTTGTTCTTCTTGCAAACGTACGGCGATGTCTTTAACCGCACCAACCAAATGAATCTTGCGCCCTTCCTTGATTGACATCCGGTCAATTTCCGATAACGAAATGTTCTGAGCTTCTTCTGGTGTCAGCACCTGAGTAATCCGGCCCTTACTCATCATCAACCGAAAAATATCCTGCGGTAACGCTTCATACTCAGCTTCTTCCTTCGTTTCTGCTGTGGTCACCATATAGGATACACTGATCTCTGGTTTGTCCATAAAGATAGAAGGCTGGTAGTTATTCCGGTAATGGTCCAAGATCTCATTACTCATCGCACCATTAAAAAATTGTGCGAAGGAGTATCCGACTCCCATTTGTGCAGCTTTTCGCGCACTATTGCCGCTCGAGCCTAACAACCATACTTCAGGGAGCGCCACCTTCGTTGGAGCAGCGAGATTTTTGGCATATAGCTCATCTTCCGGAATCTGATCACTAAGCAGTTGCATGGTAATGCCAAGCTTGTCATACATATTATGCAGCATTAACTCACGGCCTTCAGATAAAGCGTACATGGCGCTTGTATCGCCACCAGGAGCTCGTCCCACACCGAAATCAATTCTCCCCGGGGAAAAAGCACTTAACGTTTTAAATACTTCCGCCAGCTTAAGAGGAGAATAATGCATCATCATTACACCGCCGGTGCCGATTCGAATACGGTTGGTCTTGGCGGCTAAACGGGCAGCCGTTACTTCCGGAGCTGAGCTAGCAAAAGTATTTCCGCCATGGTGCTCTGCCATCCACATTCTGCTATATCCCAGCTCATCTGCTAAAATAGCCAGTTCTTCTGCTTTATTCAGGGCACCTTCCGCTGTGTTACCGCTTGTCACGGGTGCCTGATCCAATACGCTTAATCTCATGCGAATACATCCCTTCTTTGGTTAGATGACCATTTTATTGCTGACCCATTCCTCTAAGACTGCAATCTTATCTTTAAAGCGTTCAGCACGCATTTCCTCCGACAACGAAGCAATAGTCTCTCGCTTTAATACAGCTTTCCAAGAGGATTCAGCTTCTTCCATCAGATTCGATAACAGGCAGCAGCTGTCTTCTTTTTCTAAATCCAACATGTCTACCAGAATCCCATTCGATGAATACAGCGACTGCTGGCCTTCCACCGCGAGGTAAACGTCATATACACGAATATCTTCAGGGCTTTTCTTTAATTTAAAACCGCCTTTAATGCCAGGAACAGACGTGATGATGTCTGCGGTTACCAGCTTTCTTAACAGTTTCTGAAAATAGGTCGCCGATGCTCCGAGCTGCTGGCTAATCGCTTCCCCAGACAACACCGCCTTATCCGGCAGCATGTTGAGTAGAACCAGTGCATATACCGACTGTTCTACCCCTGTTTTCATATGCATGTACAGCACCTCGATTTACGTAAATAGCTTGATTCAAACTGTAGATAATACCGTCCGCGTATAAAGCGGATAAACATTATCCACTTTATACTTTATATTATTTTAAATCCAAAGTAAAACCTTGCTGGCCTTTTCTTTCAGTTAATATCTGCTATAAAAAAAAGATCACGCACATAGCGCAATCTTTTTTGAGGGTATCCGTTATTTTTTTGTATGTCCTACTGTAATGATAATCCCACCCGCTGAACCAGCTGTGAGCTCTGGTCATTAAGTCCTGTAATGGTGACTTTTTTGCCATGCTCGGCGTATTTGCTCATCGTCTTCGCTATGGCATGGACAGCGGATTGGTCCCACACATGGGAGTGTAAAAAATCGATAATAATATGATCCGGATCGCTTTCGTATGCGAATTCATGAATGAAGTGGCTTGTCGTGCCGAAGAACAGCTGGCCGGAAACCGCATATGTCTTGGAAGAGGTTGCTTCCTGAACAGTTAGGCGGATCGAAGCTATTTTCCAAGCAAACGTTAAAGCACTTAGCAGAACCCCAAACAAAACCCCAATAGAAAGGTTGTCTGTAACCACCACGGTGACCACCGTCACAATCATAACCAGCGCATCGCTTAGCGGAACACGGGTTAAAGTTTTGAGTGAGCTCCATTCAAAGGTGCTGATACAGACCATTATCATTACGCCGACGAGCGCGCCCATCGGGATCTGCTTCACCACATCGCCAAGTACGATAATTAGGAATAATAAAAAGATTCCTGACACAAACGTGGACAGACGCGTGCGTCCTCCTGACTTCATGTTAACCATCGATTGGCCAATCATCGCACAGCCTGCCATCCCTCCGAAAAAACCAGTGACTACATTCGCAAGCCCCTGTCCCTTCGCCTCTCTGTTCTTATCACTACCTGTGCCCGTAATATCGTCTATTAAGGTGGCAGTCATCAGGGATTCCAATAGCCCAACTACGGCCAGTGAAAGTGAATATGGCAAAATAATAAGCAGAGTATCCAGCGTGAACGGGATTTGCGGGAGATGGAATAGTGGCAAAGTTGCTGTAATATTCCCCATATCGCCTACGGTTCTTACGTCCAGATGAAGAGCGATGCTAAGAACAGAAACGATAACGATCGCTACAAGTGCTGAAGGTACGGCTTTGGTAAACCGAGGAACCATGTAGATAATAAGCAAGGTCAGAGCTACCAGTCCGTACATCACCCAGCCTTGTCCTTTAAAATGGGTAAGCTGTGCCATAAAAATCAGTATCGCCAGCGCGTTGACAAACCCTGTCATGACCGGCTGTGGCAAAAACGTGATAAACCGCCCCAGCTTTAGCATCCCCATCAATATCTGAAACACACCAGCCAGTACAGTTGCCGCGAACAGATACTCTATTCCGTGTTCTAGTACGAGACTTCCGACTAACAGAGCCATAGCTCCCGTAGCCGCCGAGATCATTCCGGGTCTGCCCCCGGCAAGTGCCGTTACAATCGCAATACAAAAAGAGGCATATAAACCAACCATCGGACTTACTCCCGCCAGGATCGAAAAAGCGATCGCTTCAGGAATCAGCGCAACGGCTACGGTCATCCCCGATAAAATATCGGTTCGAGTGTTAGAAAACCACCCATTATTTAAGGTAAGCTGCTTCAAAATCTATTTTCCTCCTGTGACTATTAAAATGTGTGGATCTTTTGTCAGAAAAGACCCGGGGCCGGTGCAACGCTAATGTTGCTTATTGTACTCGACCCACCTTAACCTTCACAAAAAGATTAGTTAGACTTGTAAGCGCTTATACACCTCATTTTCTAGCGAATCCTTAAAATATCATGCAAATTCTATATTTCTAGATTACCGGTACAATCCGGAAGCTTTCACTTCATTAAAGAAGGTGTTGAATTCATCAATGTTCAGCTGCTGAGCGGCATCAGACAATGCGGTTGCAGGATCAGGATGCACTTCCACCATAATGCCGTCAGCTCCAGCTGCGAGTGCGGCTTTCGCACATGGAATAAGGATGTCTTTGCGGCCTGTCGAGTGAGTTACATCAACCAATACTGGCAAATGGCATTCCTGTTTGAGAATTGGCACTGCTGAGATATCAAGCGTGTTGCGGGTCGCTTTTTCATAGGTGCGAATTCCACGTTCAATCAGCATGATCTGTGTGTTTCCACGAGACATGATGTATTCCGCTGCATGGATGAATTCATCGAGTGTGGCAGCCAATCCACGTTTCAGCAGCACCGGCTTGTCGACTTCTCCGACCGCTTTTAGCAGCTCGAAATTATGCATATTACGTGCACCGATCTGGATGATATCCACATAATCAAGCGACTCTTCAATATGTCTTGGATCTACAATTTCGCTGATGGTCAGCAGTCCATATTCATTTGCTGCTTCTCGTAATATTCTTAAACCGTCCATTCCCAGCCCTTGGAAATCATAAGGTGAAGTCCGAGGCTTGAAGGCACCGCCACGCATTACACGTACTCCGGCTTTTTGCAGGGCAGCAGCTACGGTGCGAGTCTGCAGTTCACTTTCCACGGAGCAAGGACCGGCTACCATCAGTGAAGAAGCACCGCCAACCGTTACATCTCCCGGCAGAACAATCACTGTATCCTCTTTGTGGCTCTTGCGGGCTACCAGTAAAGTTTTTTTATGATCATCTGTTTGTAAGTCCAGAGAAGCTGAGAAAATTTGTTTGAAGAGGCTACGGATCGTCCCGTTAGTGAAAGGGCCTTTGTTGCTCGCTACGAGCTTATCCAGCATCTGTTTTTCCCGTTCCGGATCAAATTTAGGGACACCTTGTTTTTCTTTAACTACTCCAATCTCCTGAACAATCTTAGCCCGCTCGGAGATCAGCTCCAGCAATTGCCCATTAATTTCATCCAGACGACCTCTAAGAACATCCAATTCCACGTTACTCATTACCCTTCCACTCCCTCTTTTTGTTATAATTTGGAACGCAAAAAGGCCCCCCGTCGCAAGGGACGAGGAGCCGTGGTACCACCCTTATTTAGAATTAACCCGAATACTAGCACAAAGGAATAGAATCTCATGTTCCCCTGACTAAGAATTAATTCTGTCTTTCACCCGGTAACGCGGGGCGCGGGCCTCCCTACTCATACCTGCCACAACCTGTGACAAACTACTTCAGGGGCCGACTCGGAAGTGAACTTCGGCATTAATCGTCTCATGAGGGTGCTCTCAGTCTCCGGCACGCCTTCCCTGTTAAGATCCGCTATAATGCTTACTCTCTTCGTCATAGTCCTTATCTATGTCAGCGCGGCTTTTGCGCTGGTTTCTGCTATCTTAATCAAAAAACGTTCCCGATGCAAGATAATAATGGAACGCAGAGTAGCTTTAACGCAATAAATTTTTTTGACTGATCCATACCCATTATCTATCCTATTCCAACCTGGCAATTACGGTTCCAATTCCTTCAAGCTGTATTGTTTGACAGCGATAATTGAATTGTTTACAATTTAATTATTATAAATATTTCCTGTTCTTTTTCAAAAAGCATAGATAACTTAACTGAAGGGATGTAGCAGCCATGAGCATTTATCAATATTCAGCACGCAGTATTCGGGGAAAAGATATCGAGCTAGAGCAATACAAAGGTAAAGTACTACTGATAGTGAACACAGCAAGTAAGTGCGGATTTACCCACCAATATTCAGATCTGCAAAAGCTTTATGAGCGGTACGAGGAACGTGGCCTCCAAATTCTCGGCTTTCCTTCCAATCAATTTGGAGAGCAAGAACCCGGCAGCAATGAAGAGGTTAATGTATTTTGCCAAATTAATTACGGGGTAACCTTCCCACTCTTTGAAAAGGTTGACGTAAAAGGCGAAGCTAAACACCCTCTTTTCACCTACCTAACAGAACAGGCTGGATTTGAAGGGTTCGATATCAACCATTCTTCAGGAAAGCTGCTGCAAAGCATGCTTGAAGACAAAGATCCAGAGGCTCTGAACAATGACGAAATCAAGTGGAACTTCACTAAATTCCTGATTGATCGCGAAGGCAATGTTGTCACTAGATTCGAATCTACGGTGGACCCGCTGGATATTGAACCAGCTATCGAAGCCCTGCTGTAAGTTTCTAATATATGAAAAATCCGCCTAGCTTTCGGGCGGATTTTTTGGGTTTAAGCCTCTGCTTATTCATGTACGGTACTGCTCGGTAAACACTTCAAAATAAGGAGTCGTATCCCTCTCCGCCATCGAGCCATTCGCACCTGGTCCCCAGCCGATTTCAGCACGCCAGCTTCCCAACGCGCCTGACTGGATTAACGCCTCCTCATTTACACCGATCAGCTGATCCGCCTGTGGTGCCACGTATAAAGCATCTACAGGACAATAAGCTTCACACATGAAACAGGTCTGGCAATCTTCCTGACGGGCAATGACCGGAATCTTCCCCTGCATTTCGAATACGTTCGTCGGACATACTTTCGTACACAGCTTACAACCAACACAACGCTCCAAGCTGATTAATTCGATCATATCGCTTGCCCCTCCTTCAGCGCATTCAGTTCATGAGCATGGGGCACAGCCTCTGTACTGATGCTTATATGTTGAATACCGGATAAGATTAGCCGGTGAGTCTGGCGCGGATCAAGCTCCGGATATTCCGCTAGCTTTTGCAGTCCGCGGGTCTCTTTCCGGGCGAGTGCCGCGGTGTACATCCACCTGCCGACCGCGAGCATAGCCGCGGCTTCACGCGATTGCACGATGCCCTGAACGCTGGCAGGAGCCTGCCCGTTCAAATAGGGCATCAAGGCATTCAGCCGCTTCAAGGCTGAAGAAATGCCCGGCTCGCTGCGGAAATAATTGATCTGCAGCGGCAAGATTTCACGCTGGATTGCCGCGATTAGCGGCTTCACCTCCAGCGTTTCCGAGGCATCGGCGCCAGCCTCCAGCCCGTAGCGTCCCGCTGCGGTCAGCTTGCGGCTGTTCGCCTGTCCTCGGCAGGACAGCGCATGCTGCGCGGCTCCCTGCCCAGCCCAGCTTCCGCTGCACATGGCCCAGGAAGCGTTATAAGCCCCGCCGCCGGAGATGGCGCCGGTCACTTTCTCGCGAGATGCGGCATCTCCGGCCGCATAGAGTCCGGGCACGGTCGTCTGGCAATCCGTGCCGCTCAAGCGCAGACCCCCAGTGCCGCGCAT
It contains:
- a CDS encoding glutathione peroxidase, whose product is MSIYQYSARSIRGKDIELEQYKGKVLLIVNTASKCGFTHQYSDLQKLYERYEERGLQILGFPSNQFGEQEPGSNEEVNVFCQINYGVTFPLFEKVDVKGEAKHPLFTYLTEQAGFEGFDINHSSGKLLQSMLEDKDPEALNNDEIKWNFTKFLIDREGNVVTRFESTVDPLDIEPAIEALL
- a CDS encoding bifunctional 3-deoxy-7-phosphoheptulonate synthase/chorismate mutase; the protein is MSNVELDVLRGRLDEINGQLLELISERAKIVQEIGVVKEKQGVPKFDPEREKQMLDKLVASNKGPFTNGTIRSLFKQIFSASLDLQTDDHKKTLLVARKSHKEDTVIVLPGDVTVGGASSLMVAGPCSVESELQTRTVAAALQKAGVRVMRGGAFKPRTSPYDFQGLGMDGLRILREAANEYGLLTISEIVDPRHIEESLDYVDIIQIGARNMHNFELLKAVGEVDKPVLLKRGLAATLDEFIHAAEYIMSRGNTQIMLIERGIRTYEKATRNTLDISAVPILKQECHLPVLVDVTHSTGRKDILIPCAKAALAAGADGIMVEVHPDPATALSDAAQQLNIDEFNTFFNEVKASGLYR
- the deoC gene encoding deoxyribose-phosphate aldolase, which codes for MSEITLSGIIDHTLLKADARKEDIIKLAEEAKTYKFASVCVNPAWVATAHEVLKDTPEVKVCTVIGFPLGSSTTESKAFETTDAIAKGAGEVDMVINIGALKDGNDELVKRDIAAVVDAARGKALTKVIIEACLLTEEEKVRACKLSVEAGADYVKTSTGFSTGGATKEDIALMRATVGPNIGVKASGGVRSAEDAHVMVQAGASRIGTSGGVAIAKGETSQSNY
- a CDS encoding ketoacyl-ACP synthase III, which codes for MGHITIRQAAYYHPEHIVDNEYYLKHFQSMGKDIKRFLEVMGRDRRYIVKEQGENALTMGLKAAQKVLSEANLQGEDMDMIMFASQTPEYTYPTNALLLHRMLQGKHRTITQDSNANCAGMVSAVEQTSRYMQANPSIRYALVVGSDYSSVNCNTDDEITYPNFGDAAAAVILERSNEHAGFIDSLYYTDSEGSENIMFPACGLSNIYQEGMTPEQIRIRWTPFDGTVCVDAAIADMKELLSRNGLTTDDISAFCLSQFSLKNIELIQIGLGLTAEKFIYVGDEFGYTATSSPFIAFQRGVEDGRIKRGDYVFFWSVGAGWQIPTMLYQY
- a CDS encoding LLM class flavin-dependent oxidoreductase, giving the protein MRLSVLDQAPVTSGNTAEGALNKAEELAILADELGYSRMWMAEHHGGNTFASSAPEVTAARLAAKTNRIRIGTGGVMMMHYSPLKLAEVFKTLSAFSPGRIDFGVGRAPGGDTSAMYALSEGRELMLHNMYDKLGITMQLLSDQIPEDELYAKNLAAPTKVALPEVWLLGSSGNSARKAAQMGVGYSFAQFFNGAMSNEILDHYRNNYQPSIFMDKPEISVSYMVTTAETKEEAEYEALPQDIFRLMMSKGRITQVLTPEEAQNISLSEIDRMSIKEGRKIHLVGAVKDIAVRLQEEQAQYGFQEAMICSIPHSQEKRLEVYRLLARELLGS
- a CDS encoding prohibitin family protein; this encodes MNMQMNPKLKQLRPGKIVSGIAAVLIVLLIGANSFVSVEYGHVGLYKTFGKLNDNTLSPGIHFKIPFIQTVIQVNTQVTKAETDTSASSKDLQPVSTHVAVNYSVNKASAFNLMNNIGGNFDSVIINPAIQEIVKEVTAKYPAEDLITRRDVVSSEISEHLTARLAKYDLIVNDINIVNFKFSEAFNQSIEAKQVAQQQALKAENDLRRIEIEAKQKIAQAQAEAESLRLKKQEVTPELVQLKQIEVQEKALEKWNGVLPSVTGGATPFVDVQSLTK
- a CDS encoding 4Fe-4S binding protein, with protein sequence MIELISLERCVGCKLCTKVCPTNVFEMQGKIPVIARQEDCQTCFMCEAYCPVDALYVAPQADQLIGVNEEALIQSGALGSWRAEIGWGPGANGSMAERDTTPYFEVFTEQYRT
- a CDS encoding RrF2 family transcriptional regulator — encoded protein: MHMKTGVEQSVYALVLLNMLPDKAVLSGEAISQQLGASATYFQKLLRKLVTADIITSVPGIKGGFKLKKSPEDIRVYDVYLAVEGQQSLYSSNGILVDMLDLEKEDSCCLLSNLMEEAESSWKAVLKRETIASLSEEMRAERFKDKIAVLEEWVSNKMVI
- a CDS encoding SulP family inorganic anion transporter, producing MLKQLTLNNGWFSNTRTDILSGMTVAVALIPEAIAFSILAGVSPMVGLYASFCIAIVTALAGGRPGMISAATGAMALLVGSLVLEHGIEYLFAATVLAGVFQILMGMLKLGRFITFLPQPVMTGFVNALAILIFMAQLTHFKGQGWVMYGLVALTLLIIYMVPRFTKAVPSALVAIVIVSVLSIALHLDVRTVGDMGNITATLPLFHLPQIPFTLDTLLIILPYSLSLAVVGLLESLMTATLIDDITGTGSDKNREAKGQGLANVVTGFFGGMAGCAMIGQSMVNMKSGGRTRLSTFVSGIFLLFLIIVLGDVVKQIPMGALVGVMIMVCISTFEWSSLKTLTRVPLSDALVMIVTVVTVVVTDNLSIGVLFGVLLSALTFAWKIASIRLTVQEATSSKTYAVSGQLFFGTTSHFIHEFAYESDPDHIIIDFLHSHVWDQSAVHAIAKTMSKYAEHGKKVTITGLNDQSSQLVQRVGLSLQ